The following coding sequences lie in one Streptomyces albofaciens JCM 4342 genomic window:
- a CDS encoding bifunctional DNA primase/polymerase, producing MAAGRGYPVIPLTRAKLPAVRSPHHADHAAPTPCRGACGRPGHGIHDATADPLAVRRLFAAAPWATAYGIACGVPPHHLIGIDLDTKHGADGLTALQLLASEHHFALPPTVTVRTPSGGHHLYFSGPPTPLIPNSAGRLAPGIDIRGTGGYLVGPGSHTSRGTYHLIPGTPRTPAPAPTALLHLLTHSPHTTHSHTPHTHTPYSPTPYSHTTPPRPSLHTPTSPAPALLRFVRTAPNGQRNARLFWAACRAYESGLGQEMATALTTAALDTGLTEREARATIASAARR from the coding sequence GTGGCGGCCGGCCGCGGCTACCCGGTCATTCCGCTGACCCGCGCCAAACTCCCCGCCGTACGCTCCCCGCACCACGCCGACCATGCCGCCCCCACCCCGTGCCGCGGCGCCTGCGGCCGGCCCGGTCACGGCATCCACGACGCCACCGCGGACCCGCTCGCCGTGCGCCGTCTCTTCGCGGCCGCGCCCTGGGCCACCGCGTACGGCATCGCCTGCGGCGTTCCCCCGCACCACCTCATCGGCATCGACCTGGACACCAAGCACGGCGCCGACGGCCTCACCGCCCTGCAACTACTCGCCTCGGAACACCACTTCGCCCTCCCGCCCACCGTCACGGTCCGCACCCCGAGCGGCGGCCACCACCTGTACTTCTCCGGCCCGCCGACCCCACTCATCCCCAACTCCGCGGGCCGCCTGGCCCCCGGCATCGACATCCGCGGCACCGGCGGCTACCTGGTCGGCCCCGGCTCCCACACGTCCCGCGGCACCTACCACCTCATCCCCGGCACACCCCGAACCCCAGCCCCCGCCCCCACCGCCCTACTCCACCTCCTCACCCACTCCCCTCACACAACCCACTCTCACACCCCCCACACCCACACCCCCTACTCACCCACCCCCTACTCCCACACCACCCCACCCCGCCCGTCCCTCCACACCCCCACCAGCCCCGCCCCCGCCCTCCTCCGCTTCGTCCGCACCGCCCCGAACGGCCAGCGCAACGCCCGCCTCTTCTGGGCCGCCTGCCGCGCCTACGAATCAGGCCTGGGCCAGGAAATGGCCACCGCCCTCACCACGGCCGCCCTGGACACAGGCCTCACCGAACGCGAGGCCCGCGCGACGATCGCGTCAGCGGCGCGGCGCTGA
- a CDS encoding S1C family serine protease produces the protein MSTENEGVAVPPEAQPPSAPQASDRAPQAGARTSDGPGARDTAGAQDTPSAPDPTAPSDAPSVATSAAAERDRSDRTGQSDRSDRATTPQAPAAPPAPATPPSAPPPPEFAPTAGQADAGTGTGSGTGTGSGTGTGSGTGTGSGTGAGAPDGPAGAAGGAPDRTQQFTKPTDSQNHDQAHPQAHDQAHPQQHYQAPAPPPAYATAHSASDGGWGGGPTPPGYGGGPGGPGDVWGVPGAPAPKKRRNGGLIAAVLVAALVAGGIGGGIGFWAANRSDTTSTTVSASGDPEALNRKPTSVSGIAQKALPSVVTIEAQGATGEGGTGTGFVYDKQGHILTNNHVVASAAQGGRLTATFSNGKKYDAEVIGRAQGYDVAVIKLKNPSDANLVPLPLGKSANVQVGDATIAIGAPFGLSGTVTTGIISAKNRPVASSDGGGASPSYMSALQTDASINPGNSGGPLMDATGSVIGINSAIQSAGNGGGGFGGESQSGSIGLGFAIPIDQAKRVANDLIKKGQPVYPQIGAQVLMRDTGDGATIARDGGADGSASVTPNGPADKAGLKPGDTITKLDNTIIDSGPTLISTIYQHQPGDKVTLTYKRDGKEHTTQVTLGQRTGDK, from the coding sequence GTGAGCACCGAGAACGAGGGCGTCGCCGTCCCGCCGGAGGCCCAGCCGCCGTCGGCGCCCCAGGCGTCGGACCGCGCACCCCAGGCCGGTGCGCGTACCTCGGACGGCCCAGGTGCGCGGGACACGGCGGGGGCGCAGGACACGCCGAGCGCGCCGGACCCGACCGCCCCCTCGGACGCCCCCTCGGTCGCCACCTCGGCCGCCGCCGAGAGAGACCGAAGCGACCGAACCGGCCAAAGCGACCGAAGCGACCGGGCAACCACCCCGCAGGCCCCCGCCGCCCCGCCGGCCCCGGCCACCCCGCCCTCCGCCCCTCCGCCGCCGGAGTTCGCGCCGACGGCCGGGCAGGCGGACGCGGGCACAGGTACGGGCTCGGGTACCGGTACGGGCTCGGGTACCGGTACGGGCTCGGGTACCGGTACGGGCTCGGGTACGGGTGCGGGCGCCCCGGACGGTCCCGCGGGTGCGGCGGGCGGCGCCCCCGACCGTACGCAGCAGTTCACCAAGCCGACGGACTCCCAGAATCACGACCAAGCTCACCCCCAGGCGCACGACCAAGCTCACCCCCAGCAGCACTACCAGGCGCCGGCGCCGCCGCCCGCGTACGCGACGGCGCACAGCGCCTCCGACGGCGGCTGGGGCGGCGGCCCCACGCCCCCCGGCTACGGAGGTGGCCCGGGCGGTCCGGGCGACGTGTGGGGCGTGCCGGGCGCGCCCGCGCCGAAGAAGCGCCGTAACGGCGGCCTGATCGCGGCCGTGCTCGTCGCCGCCCTGGTGGCCGGCGGCATCGGCGGCGGCATCGGCTTCTGGGCCGCCAACCGCAGCGACACGACCTCGACGACGGTCTCCGCCTCCGGCGACCCCGAGGCGCTCAACCGCAAGCCCACCTCCGTCTCCGGGATAGCGCAGAAGGCGCTGCCCAGCGTCGTGACGATCGAGGCGCAGGGCGCCACCGGCGAGGGCGGCACCGGCACCGGCTTCGTCTACGACAAGCAGGGCCACATCCTCACCAACAACCACGTCGTCGCGAGCGCCGCCCAGGGCGGCCGGCTGACCGCCACGTTCTCCAACGGCAAGAAGTACGACGCCGAGGTCATCGGCCGGGCCCAGGGCTACGACGTCGCCGTCATCAAGCTGAAGAACCCCTCCGACGCCAACCTCGTCCCGCTCCCGCTGGGCAAGTCCGCCAACGTCCAGGTGGGTGACGCGACGATCGCCATCGGTGCCCCCTTCGGCCTCTCCGGCACGGTCACCACCGGCATCATCAGCGCCAAGAACCGCCCGGTGGCCTCCAGCGACGGCGGCGGCGCGAGCCCCTCGTACATGAGCGCCCTCCAGACGGACGCCTCCATCAACCCGGGCAACTCCGGCGGCCCCCTGATGGACGCCACCGGCAGCGTCATCGGGATCAACTCGGCCATCCAGTCCGCGGGCAACGGCGGCGGCGGCTTCGGCGGCGAGAGCCAGTCCGGCAGCATCGGCCTGGGCTTCGCCATCCCGATCGACCAGGCCAAGCGGGTCGCCAACGACCTGATCAAGAAGGGCCAGCCGGTCTACCCGCAGATCGGCGCACAGGTCCTGATGCGCGACACCGGCGACGGCGCGACCATCGCCCGGGACGGCGGCGCCGACGGCTCCGCCTCGGTCACCCCGAACGGCCCCGCCGACAAGGCCGGCCTGAAGCCCGGCGACACGATCACCAAGCTCGACAACACCATCATCGACAGCGGCCCCACCCTGATCAGCACCATCTACCAGCACCAGCCGGGCGACAAGGTGACCCTCACCTACAAGCGCGACGGCAAGGAGCACACCACCCAGGTAACCCTGGGCCAACGCACGGGCGACAAGTGA
- a CDS encoding glycerophosphodiester phosphodiesterase encodes MTTAYPFQDRTPSPSRISVVAHRGASEDAPEHTLAAYRRAIEDGADALECDVRLTADGHLVCVHDRRVNRTSNGRGAVSALELADLAALDFGSWKEDEDAAGEAPDRQHEDPERTSVLTLERLLELVADADRRVELAIETKHPTRWAGQVEERLVALLTRFGHTKASADGPPAVRVMSFSARSLHRVRAAAPDIPGVYLMQFLTPRHRDGRLPPGVGIAGPGVRILRAHPEYVAKAHRAGHQVHVWTVNDEADVELCARLGVDAIITNRPKQVRAQLGLD; translated from the coding sequence GTGACCACCGCGTACCCGTTCCAGGACCGCACCCCGAGTCCCTCCCGCATTTCCGTCGTAGCCCATCGTGGCGCGTCCGAGGACGCGCCGGAACACACCCTGGCCGCCTATCGCCGGGCGATCGAGGACGGCGCCGACGCACTGGAGTGCGATGTGCGGCTCACCGCGGACGGCCACCTCGTCTGCGTGCACGACCGCCGGGTCAACCGCACCTCCAACGGGCGCGGCGCGGTCTCCGCCCTGGAGCTGGCCGATCTCGCCGCGCTGGACTTCGGCTCCTGGAAGGAGGACGAGGACGCCGCCGGCGAGGCACCGGACCGCCAGCACGAGGACCCGGAGCGCACGTCCGTCCTCACCTTGGAGCGACTTCTCGAACTCGTCGCCGACGCGGACCGCCGGGTCGAGCTGGCCATCGAGACCAAGCACCCGACCCGTTGGGCCGGCCAGGTGGAGGAGCGGCTCGTCGCGCTACTGACGAGATTCGGCCACACCAAGGCGTCGGCCGACGGCCCGCCCGCGGTCCGCGTCATGAGTTTCTCGGCCCGGTCGCTGCACCGGGTACGGGCGGCGGCCCCCGACATCCCTGGTGTGTACCTCATGCAGTTCCTGACGCCGCGCCACCGCGACGGCCGGCTGCCGCCCGGCGTCGGCATCGCCGGGCCGGGCGTCCGCATCCTCCGCGCCCACCCCGAGTACGTCGCCAAGGCGCACCGCGCGGGCCACCAGGTGCACGTCTGGACCGTGAACGACGAGGCGGACGTAGAGCTGTGTGCACGCCTGGGGGTGGACGCAATCATCACCAACCGCCCCAAACAGGTACGAGCCCAACTGGGCCTGGACTAA
- a CDS encoding DUF5926 family protein: MAKKRRPQTKAAAPQIKDGEVPVVGAREPCPCGSGRRYKACHGRTAAHAATELVQRPFEGLQGECDWVALRELVPAATVELTLKDGLPEDVPSVTLATVLPMAWPALRRDNGAVLLGLQNDTASGDLSRDLADTLRRALAAEPGTPVAAERAAADGPRLQDLLDPAAPFEPQVHSGFEFWVEDAENATGEVAASLERANAAVIPTERLAGLEGAYWCETPEKNHLRWVMAHPEEKLLDALARLHAAGTSSLGEGTRLVGSFRAHGLVVPVWDLPSGMSADDVAKPAAAFAERLATALTSDAPLTPEERRARGGLTNRQVTLS, encoded by the coding sequence ATGGCCAAGAAGCGCCGCCCCCAGACCAAGGCCGCAGCACCGCAGATCAAGGACGGCGAGGTGCCCGTCGTCGGGGCGCGCGAGCCCTGCCCCTGTGGCTCGGGCCGCCGCTACAAGGCCTGCCACGGCCGGACCGCGGCGCACGCCGCGACCGAGCTGGTGCAGCGCCCCTTCGAGGGCCTTCAGGGCGAGTGCGACTGGGTGGCGCTGCGCGAACTGGTCCCCGCCGCCACCGTCGAGCTGACGCTCAAGGACGGGCTGCCGGAGGACGTGCCGTCGGTGACGCTGGCGACCGTCCTGCCCATGGCCTGGCCCGCCCTGCGCCGCGACAACGGCGCCGTCCTGCTCGGCCTCCAGAACGACACCGCCTCGGGCGACCTCAGCCGCGACCTCGCCGACACGCTGCGGCGCGCGCTGGCCGCCGAGCCGGGCACCCCGGTCGCCGCCGAGCGCGCCGCAGCGGACGGCCCGCGCCTCCAGGACCTGCTGGACCCGGCCGCCCCGTTCGAGCCGCAGGTCCACAGCGGCTTCGAGTTCTGGGTGGAGGACGCCGAGAACGCCACGGGCGAGGTCGCCGCCTCTCTGGAGCGCGCGAACGCCGCGGTCATCCCGACCGAGCGGCTGGCCGGCCTGGAGGGCGCCTACTGGTGCGAGACGCCCGAGAAGAACCACCTGCGCTGGGTGATGGCCCACCCGGAGGAGAAGCTGCTGGACGCGCTGGCCCGGCTGCACGCCGCCGGCACCTCCTCGCTCGGCGAAGGCACCCGTCTGGTCGGGTCGTTCCGGGCGCACGGCCTGGTCGTACCGGTCTGGGACCTGCCGTCCGGAATGAGCGCCGACGACGTGGCCAAGCCCGCCGCCGCCTTCGCGGAGCGGCTCGCCACGGCGCTCACCTCCGACGCGCCGCTGACGCCGGAGGAGCGCCGCGCCCGCGGCGGGCTCACCAACCGTCAGGTGACGCTGAGCTGA
- a CDS encoding bifunctional DNA primase/polymerase yields MREILGRRRKLQLRRGGRSALLGAALHCATEWQWPVLPGVGLRTGGKQAGGKPSGGRHGRAERGTRPCSCPDPDCVVPGAHPFDPGLFAATTDARMVRWWWTNRPTAPLLLATGGRAPCALSLPAVAGARALAALDHFGVRVGPVVATPTRWSLLVAPYSLAELGELLHSRDWVPSSLRFHGEGGYVVLPPSQIGVGKVRWERSPGTGPAAPWLPQVETIVDALVTASTSAPDGGSRLAY; encoded by the coding sequence ATGCGCGAGATCCTCGGAAGGCGACGCAAGCTCCAGCTCCGGCGCGGCGGAAGGTCGGCACTGCTCGGTGCGGCACTCCACTGTGCCACCGAGTGGCAGTGGCCCGTACTCCCAGGCGTCGGACTGCGGACCGGCGGTAAACAGGCGGGCGGCAAACCGTCCGGCGGACGGCACGGCCGTGCCGAGCGCGGGACGCGCCCGTGCAGCTGTCCGGACCCGGATTGCGTGGTGCCCGGCGCCCACCCCTTCGACCCCGGCCTGTTCGCGGCCACCACCGATGCCCGCATGGTGCGTTGGTGGTGGACCAACCGGCCGACCGCGCCCCTCCTCCTGGCCACCGGTGGCCGCGCGCCCTGCGCGCTCAGCCTGCCGGCCGTCGCCGGCGCGCGGGCCCTGGCCGCCCTCGACCACTTCGGCGTCCGGGTCGGCCCGGTCGTCGCCACCCCCACCCGCTGGTCGCTGCTGGTCGCCCCGTACTCCCTCGCGGAACTGGGCGAGTTGCTGCACTCCCGGGACTGGGTGCCCAGTTCGCTGCGCTTCCACGGCGAGGGCGGTTACGTCGTCCTGCCGCCCTCGCAGATCGGCGTGGGCAAGGTCCGCTGGGAACGTTCGCCGGGCACCGGACCGGCCGCCCCCTGGCTGCCGCAGGTGGAGACCATCGTGGACGCCCTGGTCACGGCGAGCACCAGCGCGCCGGACGGGGGAAGCCGGCTCGCGTACTGA
- a CDS encoding PP2C family protein-serine/threonine phosphatase: protein MAGIEPALPAPTHTAESATAPAPADTPPEVHPEAHSQAHSATCSEAVQDRLAGWISDLTTLHDLTERLARAQTLEAALRELLRAGACLVGARRGLVVLEPRDGRGPDTTIGLGLGQADIGHIETVPRRALSFGRILDGLPEPDVRGRDTRGPDVRDPDVRDPDVRDPDVRERAPHDHPRERRDRLEAHQDGGQAPPTPPDGSLSAGSLSDGAPLGGAPSDGSPSEGAPSNGSPSYGAPSNASGCVACGRGDITRPDIPGEPGLDPRLREVAARLGYAASYAVPLDADPVGRFGAAVWLYDEPAEPTERQRHLVGLYLGYATAHLARLLELHRQRQTATTLREELLPSRLPRVPGVRLAVRHGSGPLGGGDWYDALPLPDGALGLAVGSVTGSGPGAVAAMGRLRASLRAYAVMEGEDPVAVLSDLELLLRLTEPARSATALFAFAEAPPGGPGGPIPSGGPSGPSGPGGPGGPYAPGTPGSVPGAYGTYGPGGATAARRIVLAGAGHCPPLIIGDRRTEYVETSLSAPLGMLACWEAPSVELAPAPGETLLLYSDGLLRRTGEPMDRAFARLHAAAAGVPRAVRHDPDALVDHVLRTLLPDGIDDPESPEDVVLLAAYFE, encoded by the coding sequence GTGGCTGGAATCGAACCAGCACTTCCCGCCCCCACGCACACTGCCGAGTCCGCAACCGCACCAGCCCCCGCGGACACCCCGCCCGAGGTCCATCCCGAGGCCCACTCCCAAGCCCACTCCGCGACCTGCTCCGAGGCCGTCCAGGACCGGCTCGCCGGCTGGATCTCCGACCTCACCACGCTGCACGACCTCACCGAGCGGCTGGCCCGCGCCCAGACCCTCGAAGCCGCCCTCCGGGAGCTGCTGCGCGCCGGTGCCTGCCTGGTGGGCGCCCGGCGTGGGCTGGTGGTTCTCGAACCGCGCGACGGCCGGGGCCCGGACACCACCATCGGCCTCGGACTGGGGCAGGCGGACATCGGCCACATCGAGACCGTGCCGCGCCGCGCGCTCTCGTTCGGCCGCATCCTCGACGGGCTGCCCGAGCCGGACGTGCGGGGGCGGGACACGCGCGGGCCGGACGTGCGCGATCCGGACGTGCGCGATCCGGACGTGCGCGATCCGGACGTGCGCGAGCGGGCACCTCATGACCACCCTCGTGAGCGTCGCGACCGCCTCGAAGCGCACCAAGACGGCGGACAGGCACCCCCCACGCCCCCGGACGGTTCCCTCTCGGCCGGTTCCCTTTCAGACGGTGCCCCTTTGGGCGGTGCCCCTTCGGACGGCTCCCCTTCGGAGGGCGCCCCCTCGAACGGCTCCCCCTCCTACGGCGCCCCCTCCAACGCCTCCGGTTGCGTCGCCTGCGGCCGCGGCGACATCACCCGGCCCGACATCCCCGGCGAGCCCGGCCTCGACCCCCGCTTGCGCGAGGTCGCCGCCCGCCTCGGGTACGCGGCCAGCTACGCCGTACCCCTGGACGCCGACCCGGTCGGCCGCTTCGGCGCCGCGGTCTGGCTCTACGACGAACCCGCCGAGCCCACCGAACGGCAGCGCCACCTCGTCGGCCTGTACCTCGGATACGCCACCGCCCACCTCGCCCGCCTCCTCGAACTGCACCGCCAGCGGCAGACCGCGACGACGCTGCGCGAGGAGCTGCTGCCCAGTCGGCTGCCCCGCGTCCCCGGCGTACGGCTCGCGGTGCGGCACGGTTCCGGGCCGCTCGGCGGCGGCGACTGGTACGACGCGCTGCCGCTGCCGGACGGCGCGCTGGGCCTGGCGGTCGGCTCCGTCACCGGCTCCGGGCCGGGCGCGGTGGCCGCCATGGGGCGGCTGCGCGCCTCGTTGCGGGCGTACGCGGTGATGGAGGGCGAGGACCCGGTCGCGGTCCTCTCCGACCTCGAACTGCTGCTGCGGCTGACCGAGCCGGCCCGTAGCGCCACGGCGCTGTTCGCCTTCGCGGAGGCGCCGCCGGGCGGACCGGGCGGACCGATCCCCTCAGGCGGACCAAGCGGACCAAGCGGTCCGGGCGGTCCGGGCGGTCCGTACGCACCGGGTACACCCGGTTCCGTACCCGGTGCGTATGGAACGTATGGCCCGGGCGGTGCCACGGCCGCCCGCCGGATCGTGCTGGCCGGAGCGGGCCACTGCCCGCCGTTGATCATCGGTGACCGGCGCACCGAGTACGTGGAGACCTCGCTGTCCGCGCCACTGGGCATGCTGGCGTGCTGGGAAGCGCCGAGCGTGGAGCTGGCACCGGCGCCAGGAGAAACCCTTCTGCTCTACAGCGACGGGCTGTTGCGCCGCACCGGCGAACCGATGGACCGCGCCTTCGCCCGGCTCCATGCGGCCGCCGCCGGCGTCCCCCGAGCCGTACGCCACGACCCCGACGCACTCGTGGACCACGTGCTGCGAACGCTGCTGCCGGACGGGATCGACGACCCCGAGTCCCCGGAGGACGTGGTGCTGCTCGCGGCGTACTTCGAGTGA